A part of Rhinolophus ferrumequinum isolate MPI-CBG mRhiFer1 chromosome 11, mRhiFer1_v1.p, whole genome shotgun sequence genomic DNA contains:
- the LRFN4 gene encoding leucine-rich repeat and fibronectin type-III domain-containing protein 4, producing the protein MAPPLLLLLLASGAAACPLPCVCQNLSESLSTLCAHRGLLFVPPNVDRRTVELRLADNFIQALGPPDFRNMTGLVDLTLSRNAITRIGARAFGDLESLRSLHLDGNRLVELGTGSLRGPVNLQHLILSGNQLGRIAPGAFDDFLDSLEDLDLSYNNLRQVPWAGIGAMPALHTLNLDHNLIDALPPGAFAQLSQLSRLDLTSNRLATLAPDPLFSRGRDAEASPAPLVLSFSGNPLHCNCELLWLRRLARPDDLETCASPPGLAGRYFWAVPEGEFSCEPPLIARHTQRLWVLEGQRATLRCRALGDPAPTMHWVGPDDRLVGNSSRARAFPNGTLEIGVTNAGDAGGYTCIATNPAGEATARVELRVLALPHGGNGSTEGGRPGPSDIAASARTAAEGEGTLESEPGVQVTEVTATSGLVSWGPGRPADPVWMFQIQYNSSEDETLMYRIVPASSHHFLLKHLVPGADYDLCLLALSPAAGPSDLTATKLLGCAHFSTLPATPLCHALQAHVLGGTLTVAVGGVLVAALLVFTVALLVRGRGAGNGRLPLKLSHVQSQTNGGPSPTPKTHPPRSPPPRPQRSCSLDLGDSGGCYGYARRLGGAWARRSHSVHGGLLGAGCRGAGGSAERLEESVV; encoded by the exons ATGGCCCCAccgctcctgctgctgctgctggccagTGGAGCGGCGGCCTGCCCACTGCCCTGCGTCTGCCAGAACCTTTCTGAGTCGCTCAGCACCCTCTGTGCCCACCGAGGCCTACTGTTCGTGCCGCCCAATGTGGACCGGCGCACAGTGGAGCTGCGGCTGGCTGACAACTTCATCCAGGCTTTGGGGCCACCAGACTTCCGCAACATGACAGGGCTGGTGGACCTGACACTGTCCCGCAACGCCATCACTCGCATCGGGGCCCGCGCCTTTGGGGACCTGGAGAGCCTGCGCTCCCTGCACCTGGATGGCAACAGGCTGGTGGAGCTGGGCACCGGCAGCCTGCGGGGGCCCGTCAACCTGCAGCACCTCATCCTGAGCGGCAACCAGCTGGGCCGCATCGCACCCGGGGCCTTCGACGACTTCCTGGACAGCCTGGAGGACCTGGACCTGTCCTACAACAACCTGCGGCAGGTGCCCTGGGCTGGCATCGGCGCCATGCCTGCCCTGCACACCCTCAACCTGGACCACAACCTCATCGATGCGCTGCCCCCGGGCGCCTTCGCCCAACTCAGCCAGCTCTCCCGCCTTGACCTCACCTCCAACCGTCTGGCCACTCTGGCCCCCGACCCGCTCTTCTCCCGGGGGCGTGACGCCGAGGCCTCACCCGCTCCCCTGGTGCTCAGCTTCAGTGGGAACCCCCTGCACTGCAACTGTGAGCTATTGTGGCTGCGGCGGCTGGCCCGGCCCGACGACCTAGAGACCTGCGCCTCCCCGCCAGGCCTGGCTGGCCGCTACTTCTGGGCCGTGCCCGAGGGCGAGTTCTCCTGTGAGCCGCCCCTCATTGCCCGCCACACACAGCGCCTCTGGGTGCTGGAGGGCCAGCGGGCCACACTGCGGTGCCGGGCCCTTGGTGACCCTGCACCCACCATGCACTGGGTCGGCCCCGATGACCGGCTAGTCGGCAACTCCTCCCGAGCCCGAGCTTTCCCCAATGGGACCCTGGAGATTGGGGTGACAAACGCTGGGGATGCAGGGGGCTACACCTGCATTGCCACCAACCCTGCCGGCGAGGCCACAGCCCGTGTAGAGCTCCGGGTGCTGGCCTTGCCCCATGGCGGGAATGGCAGCACTGAAGGTGGCCGGCCAGGGCCCTCGGACATTGCTGCTTCGGCCCGCACCGCTGCAGAGGGCGAGGGGACACTAGAGTCTGAGCCAGGCGTGCAGGTAACGGAGGTGACCGCCACCTCAGGGCTGGTGAGCTGGGGGCCAGGGCGGCCAGCAGACCCCGTGTGGATGTTCCAAATTCAGTACAACAGCAGCGAGGACGAGACCCTCATGTACCG GATCGTCCCAGCCTCCAGCCACCACTTCCTGCTGAAGCACCTGGTCCCTGGTGCCGACTATGACCTCTGCCTACTGGCCCTGTCACCTGCCGCTGGGCCTTCCGACCTCACGGCCACCAAGCTGCTGGGCTGTGCCCACTTCTCCACGCTGCCTGCCACGCCCCTGTGCCACGCCCTGCAGGCCCATGTGCTGGGCGGGACCCTGACCGTGGCTGTGGGGGGTGTGCTGGTGGCTGCCTTACTGGTCTTCACTGTGGCCTTGCTGGTTCGGGGCCGGGGGGCCGGGAATGGCCGCCTCCCACTCAAGCTCAGCCATGTCCAGTCCCAGACCAATGgaggccccagccccaccccgaAGACCCACCCGCCACGGAGCCCCCCGCCTCGCCCCCAGCGCAGCTGCTCCCTGGACCTGGGAGACAGCGGCGGGTGCTATGGTTATGCCAGGCGCCTCGGAGGAGCCTGGGCCCGGCGGAGCCACTCTGTCCATGGGGGGCTGCTGGGGGCAGGGTGCCGGGGAGCGGGGGGCAGTGCGGAGAGACTGGAAGAAAGTGTGGTATGA